CTCACTCTTAAGCTCTGTCTGTGTCGGATTGTCGTCTCGTTTGTGAGGGATCGCCGCACGGGAAAAGTAGAGTGCTCCGCCACTCGCCGCTCGAACCACCTTGACCACCGAGGCGTCCGTTCGCATTTCCTCAGTGAGAATGGGCGTTGCACAGGTGCCGATCTGCCACCCGTCGTTCCGAACCAGGTCGATCGCTCGGCGCAGGTGGGCCTCCTGCAACAGTGGTTCATCACCCTGAACATTCGCGATGAAGTCGAAGTCCCGATATTTGGGACGCGTAGCAACCTCGGCGACTCGGTCCGTGCCCGACGGATGGACGGGGTCGGTCATTTCAACGGGCGCGCCCAAGGCGCGACACACATCCGCAACCTCAATTGAGTCCGTAGCGATCACCGCGTGATCGAGTACAGACATGGCCTCAACACAGCGCCAAGCCCATTCGATCAGAGGTCGACCGAGGAGCGGGTAGAGCGGTTTGTTGGGGAGCCGAGTAGAGGCGAGCCGGGCGGGCACAATGCCGAGAACCTGGCCGCTCATCTGACTTTTCCGAGGCCGGAGAGGCGGAGCGTAGAAACAAAAATCACGCCTGGAAAGCTATCGTGAGGCAGGGTGCAGGGTCAACCAGTGGGCAGACAGCATCAAAGCTGAAGAAAGTGTTTGACGAGCGGTCTTTTGTGCGTGCTGATCAAGGACTCAGAATGAAACTGAATCCCCCAAAAGCGCGAGCGTTCCATATCGAATGGACTGGATCTAGACACGATCCTCGTGGGAAGCGCTGCATGCGGTCGCTTCGAGCTCCCTAGGTTACCGAGAACCACATTTTTGAGACCGCCATTCTGATTCAGGAAGGTGGTCCGCCGAAGGACCTCGCGCGTATCGTGGTGCGGGATGGAAAGGGACTTGGAGATCTCCGCCGAACGGAAGGCATCGCCCTCGAGATCGCCGTCAACGATGCCAATGAGCAGCAGCTGCTCGAACTGGAGCTGGCGGAACTCGAAGCGCACTGGAGATGAGAAGAAGAACTCGCGTCGATCATCGACGGTGAACTGACGCCGGCCCCCATTCTCGAACAGCTGTGTCGGATGGTCTCGGCAGGCAGCTAGCTCCACGCGGCCAATCCCTCAAGCTAGAGACCTTAATAGTCGACCGGGCGTAGATAGAACTCTCCAATGGCGCTGGAGGACAGCACTGCGACAGTAGGAAGCTCTCTCTTCCAGTGCGTTGACCCCAATCGCTTGTGGACCAATTCGACGGCCTCCGCATCGAATCCCATCTGAAGCAGATCCTCAACCTCATGGCCCCGCACCATCCAGTGCAGGATCGGATCAGCATCGCGATACGAGACCCCGAGTTCGTCTTCGTCGTTGACCCCCTTTACCAGATCCGCCGTGGCAGGCTTGTCTATGATCGGGTCGGGGACGCCAAGATGTCTTGCGAGCGCCCACACCTGTGTCTTGAAGAGATCTCCGATCGGGTTGATCGGCGGAGAATCGTCGGCATGCCAAGTGAAGTACCCGAGCAGGCGCTCGCTTTTGTTCCCGGTCCCGAGGGGCAGGGCGCCGATTTTCGCGGACTGGTCGAAGAGAATCACGGCGCGTAAGCGGGCCATGAGGTTCCCTTTCCGAAGCGCCGAAACATCGGGTTCATATGTCTGGACATACCTGTCGATCGACTCCGAAATCTCGATCGTCCGCTCATGCGCTCCCGTCGCCTCGAGCGCGAGAGCCGCGTGATCCAGGCTGTCGCTGCTTGAAGTGCGGTACGGGAGCCGAAATCCGTACACGTTTTCAGGCCCAAGAGCGGCGCAGGCCAGATAGAGCGATACCGCTGAGTCCACTCCACCCGACACCCCCACCACGACGCGCCCGAAACCCCGGCGGCGGCGCACCTCTTCCCGAATAAACTCAATGAGCGTGCGTTCAACGAGTTCCGTATCCAGAGTCAGGATCGCCGGGTCCCGACGGGATGGGTGGTCGGGGGCGCTCGCGCCCGATCCGCTGAGAGTCCTAGGGCCCGTGGGGAGGTTGTCGGGCTTTTCAAAATCCTCAGGTGGTGGCTCAGGATCGCACGCGGTTCGAAGCGAGCGTTCGAGGTGGGGTAACATCTGCTCAAGGTCGGACAGGAGCGGAGTAGCCGCGCGCGTGCGATCGATCTCGGTTGCATCGAGATCGGCAATCGTGACTGACTCTTCGAAGAGCGGCCCTCGCGCGAGGTTCCGGCCGTCAGGCGCGACCGCCACTGACCCGCCGGGAAACAGTTTGCCCCCTTCGGACCCGGCAAGTTGCGAAACCGCTACGAACACTCCGTGCTCGATGGCAGTCGCGGAGGCGAGTCGGTCCCACTGCTCGAGGTTGAGCGGTCGCCCGCCCTTCGTGGGCGTGAAATCTCGAGCGGGTGATGCACTGACAACCAGGATCAGTTCTGCCCCTCCGACAGCGAGGATCGTTGCGGGGAGCGCATGCCATGCGTCCTCACAGATCAGCATGCCCATACGCCCGAAGCGCGTGTCGAACGCCCGGATATCCGTTCCTGGTTCTACGAAACGCGCCTCATCGAAGACGCCGTAGGTGGGCAGAAACATCTTCCTGTGAACGTGGCGAGCCTGATAGGCACCCTCGCGGGGCTCGAGATAGGCGACGCTGTTATACAGACGCCGATTCCAGCGTTCGTAGAAGCCGACCACGATATCGGGCGCGCCATCCCTTGCCTGCCCTATCCCGGTGACGAGCTCCTCGATCGTCATCGCAGCCTCGGTCACTCCTCCTTCGAGGAAGTATCCGGACAGGGCCGCCTCAGGAAAGACTACGACGTCCGCCCGTGCACGAGCCTTGCCCGCGACAACGGATACACGACGGAGGTTTCCCTCAACATTGCCCTTGTCGGGCTTGAACTGCGCAAGTGCGAGCCTCAATGGCGGTCGCACCAAGTCTCGATTCATCGCCGGGGCTGGCATTCGGTCCTTTCGCTCTGTTCGACGGAGGTGAAAGATACGAGTTCGTCCGTGTCAGTGCAGGTCACGGAACGACCCCGGCCGAAGCGGGGTTAAAAAACTTGCCTACAAATCGTCGACATGAAGGGCGCTGGATGATCAAGCGACTCGCCGCATCCGTCACATTTGCCTTCTTATTCACTACGGGAGCCGTCACCGCGCAGAGTGTCCCTGACTTTACGCGCCCGATGGGCGAGGGTCCGCCAGAGGTGGAGGTTCTCGTGAGCGCGGTCGACGCGATCTCCAGTATGCACATGGAGTCGTTCAGTGATTCCCTCCTTTGGGAGGGGGCAATCGACGGCCTTATCGAGGCCCTCGACGATCCGTATGCGGAGCTCTTTACGCCGCAGGACGCAGAGGAATGGGAAGAGGACACCACCGGGAATTACTCGGGCATCGGTCTTCAGATCACGCTGTTGAACGACGAGATCACGGTAACAGCGGTCTTCCGAGGGTTCCCTGCGAGTGAGCACGGGCTGGCTGTCGGCGACGTCATCGTCGGGGTCAACGCCTACGACGCGACTGACTGGGATACCGGTATGGCCGCGGATACCATCCGTGGCCCTGTTGGCACCAGTGTTGAGGTGCACATCAAGCGCTTGGGGTATGAGCAGCCGATCACCTATGACATCACTCGTGCCGCGGTTCACGTGCCGGCTGTGACCTGGGGCATTCTTGAAGAGGACATTGGGTACGTCATCATGGACCGAGTGGCTCGCAACGCCGCCCGGGAGATGAACGAGGCGCTCGCGGAGCTCGAGGGCCGCAAGGGACTGATTATCGATCTTCGTCGGAATCCCGGGGGCTTCCTCAACGAGTCCCTCATGCTCGCAGATCTCTTTCTGCCGACCGGTTCTACGCTGGCGAGTACCGTCCAACGCGCGCCTGGGGGCAGTGCCGAAACGCCCGAAACGGAATCGTACGGAGACCGTTGGCCGCAACTCGTGCCTGACCTCCCGATTGTGATTCTCGTTGATGAGTTCACAGCCTCCGGTGCTGAAATTCTGGCCGGTGCGCTCCAAGACTATGATCGTGCGATTGTCCTAGGCCAGCGGACCTTCGGAAAGGGCGTTGTTCAGACCGTAATGGATCTTCCGTACGGCCGGAAACTGCGATTCACTACGGGATCATGGCTCACGCCGCTCGGACGGTCTTTGCAGCGTCCGCGAGACCGTCAGATGGTCCCGCTCGAAGAGGATCTCGATAACGCGCCACGCATTCAGTCCGGCGAGGGTCGTGAATTGATCAACGCAGGCGGGGTTTTTCCGGATCTCGAGATCCAGGACGACACGCTAAAGACCACCGAACAGGACTTCATCCGTGCCTCGAACGAAGCCCAGTTCCCACTGGGGCTCAGGATTGCCGAGGCAGGACTCGCGACGGCGACAGTTCGCCGGGCAGCAAACGAGGGGCCGGGAATTACCGATTCAGAATTCGAGGACTTTCTGACTTCCCTTGTCGATGAAGGGCTCGAAGGCTCACTACTAGAAAGTGATGACGTTAATGCCTATTTGCGGTGGCGCATGCACATGTCGACCGCCCAGCGAATGGATGACATCGCGGTCGAGGCACGCTTCCGCGCGGAGCGGGATCCTGTGCTGACCGAGGCGATCCAGCTGCTCCTCAATGCTCAGTCGCAGAGTGATCTAATCCAGGCCGTTGACGCCGCGCCGGGTGCAACACAGGCCCCTGGGTCAGGCGGCAGGTAGCGCCGGACTCTTTATGCTCGCGGGTGAAACCTGCGGTGCAGATCACGCAGATATGCGCGATTCAAGTGGGTGTAGATCTGCGTGGTTGAGATGTCTGCGTGGCCCAGCAGTTCTTGGACGGCCGCGAGATCGGCGCCTCCCTCGACCAGATGCGTCGCGAACGTATGCCTCAAGGTGTGGGGTGAGACTTTCCGCGTGATTCCCGCACGTCGAGCGGAGTCTCGTACGATCGCCCAGACAGACTCTCGTCGGATCGGACGTCCGCGGGCGTTGAGGAATACGAGCCCCGCCCCTTGCCCCTGATCGAGGCCCGGCCGAACTAGAGCAAAGTATCGCTCAAGGGCGCGACGTGCGGGTCCACCGATCGGCACGAGGCGTTCCTTGGACCCCTTACCGAATACCACTGCAAACCCCTCCTCGAGGTCGACCGATGCGATCGGAAGTTCCGTGAGTTCCGAGACGCGAACTCCGGTGGCGTAGAGGAATTCCAAGATCGCGCGATCTCTCCAGTACACCGCCTTGGTTTCATCCGGTGCGTCGAGAAGGCGGTCCGTCTCTTCCGGGCTCAGGAAGTCCGGTAATGACCGGGCTACCCTCGGTGAATCGAGTCGGTCGGTCGGGTCCGCCGAGATCGCCCCTTCAGCCAACAGGAAGCCGAAATAGGTCCGCACGGCAGACTGGGCTCGTCGTATCGACGTAGCGGCAAGGCCTTCGTCCTTCAACGCGAACACCCACGCTCGCAACGCCGCAACGCTGACCGACCCCGGCTCCGAGATCCCCTGCTCCGTCATGGATGCGAGCCACCGGTTGAGGTCTCGCCGATACGCCGAGACGGTGCGCTCGGACAGCCCCCGCTCAAAGGTCAGATAGTCGTGGAATTGCTCCATTCGGAAGGCTCGCAATTCACTCATCTGGATGCCTGCGGGTCCGCATCCACCACCACGCGCCCAGGAAACAAATAATCACGGCGAAGCCTGCCAGGACTCGATTCACTCCATCGAGTTGTCTTGCCAGTGAGTCCAGGTTCTGTCCCGCCATCGAGCCCAGCGAGACGAGTCCGCCATACCAGATCGCGGATGCCGCAGCGACGGGGACGGCGACGCGGATCCACGGCTGATGTGTCGCCCCGGCGAATACCGGAACGACGGCACGGACGCCGGGAAGGAAGCGTGACCCAAAGATGGCCAGCATCCCCCACTGCTCGTAAAACCGGCCAATTCGCTCCATCTGGTGGGGGCGAAAAATGTGGCACCCTGGTCCGCGCTGGAAGAACGTCGGGCCGTGCGAATGGGCGATGCGGTAGACAACAAGTGCGCCCGCTACGTTAAACGCCCACGTCCCGCCTGCAACCCAGCGCACGTCGAGGTCGCCTGCTCCCGCGAGGAATCCCCCCAGTGCTACGAAGGTGTCTGCGGGAATCATCGGTAGGATGTTCTCGATCGCCGCCCCCCCGAACAGGACCAAGTATACGAGTACATCGGGCAGCTGATTCATCCACGCGATGAAATCAGCCACGCCGTTCCTCCCGGTGCGTATCGATCAGCGTTGAACGAGAGCGACCGCGTGAACCACGAGGCCCTCGCTCGCACCGATCCACCCCATGCCTTCGTTCGTCTTGCCCTTGATCGAAATGCATGTCGACTCGATTCCAATCGCCTTCGCGAGTCGGGCCGCCATCTGCTCCCGGTGCGGGCCGATCTTCGGTGTCTCGCATACGACGGTGGCGTCCACGTTCACGACATACCACCCCGCCTGCGCGATAACCTCGCTGGCGCGCCTCAGGAGCCCGATAGAGTCGGCACCCTTCCATGTGTCGTCCGAGGGCGGGAAATGACTCCCCACGTCACCCGCTCCCGCCGCACCCAGAATCGCATCAATCAAAGCGTGCGCCAAAGCGTCCCCGTCCGAATGGCCAGCCAGGCCGGCGTGATCAGGGATCGTCACTCCACCAAGCACGAGCGGGCGCGCAACGTCGAACCGGTGCGAATCGTAGCCTGTGCCGACTCGGATATCCGTCATCGGCAGCCAGTCCCCCCTATTCCCAGGCTCGGAGCGCCAGGCAAACGTTGTGCCCGCCAAAGCCGAACGAATTCGTCAGAGCCAGTCCGACAGGGCGTTCGATCATGCCCCCGTGTGCGTACTCGAGGTCACATGCCGGGTCCGGCTCAGAGAAGTTGATCGTCGGTGGAATTTTTCCAGTCCGGCAAACCATCAAGGAAGCGATCGCCTCGAGGGCCCCTGCAGCGCCCAGAAGATGCCCTGTCATGGACTTCGTCGACCCGACTACGATGTTGGACGCGTGGTCCCCAAGAACTGCCTTGATTGCCTCAGTTTCAATCGCATCAGCCATCGTCGAAGTTCCGTGGGCGTTGACGTAATCAACATCATCAGCCGTGGCGCCTGCGTACTTGAGGGCCATTCGCATCGCAGCTTGAGCCCCATCCCCTCCCGGCGGTGGCGCTGTGATGTGATGCGCATCCGCGCTCAGTCCGTACCCAACCAATTCACCCAGGATGTTCGCGCCGCGCGACTCAGCGTGGTCTAGCGACTCGAGCACAACGGCACCCCCACCCTCTCCCATGACGAATCCGTCCCGGTCGCCTGAGAAGGGTCGACTGGCTCCGGCTGGATCTTCGTTCCGAGTAGACATTGCCTTCATCGAGGAGAATCCGGCGAAGGTCATGGGGGTAATGGTCGCCTCAGCTCCACCCGCGATCATCGCGTCCGCGTCACCATGGCGTATGTGCCGCATTGCGTCTCCGATAGCGTGCGCAGAGGACGCACACGCTGACACGGTGGCGTAGTTCGGACCCTTGAGGCCCCAACGAATCGAGATCAGCCCGGCAGAGATATCCGGGATGAACATCGGAATGAAGAACGGGCTGACACGACCCGGGCCGCCCTCGATCAGTTTCCGATGCTGCTGCTCAAACGTGGAAATACCACCAATGCCGCTGCCAAAAATCACACCAAACCGTTCTGGGTCCGTCCCGGACGGCAGAGTCTCAAGCCCTGCGTCCTCCAGGGCCTGCGCCGACGCTGCGACGGCGAACTGAGACACTCGATCGTGTCTCCTGACCTCCTTCCGGTCCAGGTAGTCGAGGGGGTCAAACCCCTTCACCTCGCACCCGATGCGACAGGCGAAGTCGTCGGTTGCATCAAAATGTGTGATCGGCCCCCCGCCACTTACTCCGGCGAGCAGGTTCGACCACGTAGTCTCAAGGTCGCCACCGACGGGAGAAACCGCGCCCATCCCGGTGATGACGACCCGCTTCGCGGATACGTTACCCATCGTCATGTCCTGCTTTTGAAAACCCTGGAGAACTGTTGCTCCGGAGAACTACTCCGGTGCGTTCTCCTTGAGGTACTTGATCGCATCGCCAACGGTACGCATCTGCTCGGCGTCCTCGTCGGGGATATCGATGCCGAACTCTTCCTCAAACGCCATGACCAGCTCGACCGTGTCGAGCGAATCCGCCCCTAGATCCTCAACGAATGCAGCCTCGTCAGTCACCTTCTCGGCCTCGACCCCGAGCTCATTGATGATGATCTCACGGACCCTCGCGTCGTTGGGCTCGCTCATGTGTGCTTCCTCCTGGCAATATGAATTTCGCGCGGTGCGTAATGACAAATGACGGTGCCGCAAGACTACATCACCATCCCGCCGTCTACCGCCAATACTTGGCCGGTAATGTAGCGCGCACCGGGCCCTACGAGAAACCGCACAACCCTAGCAATATCATCAGGTTGACCCAAGGCGCCCAGTGGGATCTGCGCCAGAAGCGCTTCAACCTGAGACTCGGTGAGTTCATCGGTCATGCTGGTCTTGATGAAGCCCGGTGCGATGGCGTTGCAACGCACGCCCCGGGAGCCCAATTCCTTCGCGACACTCTTGGTCAGCCCGACCATTCCGGCCTTCGAAGCGGCGTAGTTTGCCTGGCCTGCGTTGCCAGTGAGTCCGACCACGGAGGTAATATTGATGATTGAGCCGTCCCGCCTCTTCATCATTCCTCGTGTTACCGCGCGAATGAAGTTAAAGGAACCCTTGAGGTTGGCAGCGATTACTTCATCGAATTCCTCATCCTTCATCCGCATGAGGAGGTTGTCTCGTGTTATTCCGGCGTTGTTCACCAGAATCCCCACGACGCCTTGTGACTCCTCAACAGCCTTGAGTGTAACTCCGACCTGCCCCGGGTCCGCGACATCACATGCGTAGCCGGCGTGCCCGACCCCGGGAAGCTCTTTCGCAGCCGCCTGCGCGTTCGCGCCTCCTCGTCCGACGACCGCCACACGAGCTCCACCCTCAGCGAGTGACTGTGCGATGGCCCGACCGATGCCCCTCGAGCCGCCGGTGACTAGAGCGACAGACCCTTCAAGTTCTCTTGTGCTCACGTTCAGGCCTCCAGGCCGTCGAAGTCGTCAGGTTCCCGTCGTGCAATGCGGAGGATTCCCTCGGAGTTTCTGCGATTCAGTCCGCTCAGGACCTTGGTAGTCCAATTTCCATAACGCGATCGACTCTGGCATCCACCATAGTCGCGACCAAGCCGCTCCATTGAGTGGGAGAGGTTAGCAGCATGATGAGCATGTCTCTTACTGCGGCGCCAGTCACAACGAGT
Above is a window of Longimicrobiales bacterium DNA encoding:
- the kdsB gene encoding 3-deoxy-manno-octulosonate cytidylyltransferase — protein: MSGQVLGIVPARLASTRLPNKPLYPLLGRPLIEWAWRCVEAMSVLDHAVIATDSIEVADVCRALGAPVEMTDPVHPSGTDRVAEVATRPKYRDFDFIANVQGDEPLLQEAHLRRAIDLVRNDGWQIGTCATPILTEEMRTDASVVKVVRAASGGALYFSRAAIPHKRDDNPTQTELKSEPFLRHIGIYAYTRDALADWAALAPSQLEQIELLEQLRPLEAGLRIGVAIVGAAGHGVDTPADALRIEHILNPLSAPTTA
- a CDS encoding NAD+ synthase, whose translation is MNRDLVRPPLRLALAQFKPDKGNVEGNLRRVSVVAGKARARADVVVFPEAALSGYFLEGGVTEAAMTIEELVTGIGQARDGAPDIVVGFYERWNRRLYNSVAYLEPREGAYQARHVHRKMFLPTYGVFDEARFVEPGTDIRAFDTRFGRMGMLICEDAWHALPATILAVGGAELILVVSASPARDFTPTKGGRPLNLEQWDRLASATAIEHGVFVAVSQLAGSEGGKLFPGGSVAVAPDGRNLARGPLFEESVTIADLDATEIDRTRAATPLLSDLEQMLPHLERSLRTACDPEPPPEDFEKPDNLPTGPRTLSGSGASAPDHPSRRDPAILTLDTELVERTLIEFIREEVRRRRGFGRVVVGVSGGVDSAVSLYLACAALGPENVYGFRLPYRTSSSDSLDHAALALEATGAHERTIEISESIDRYVQTYEPDVSALRKGNLMARLRAVILFDQSAKIGALPLGTGNKSERLLGYFTWHADDSPPINPIGDLFKTQVWALARHLGVPDPIIDKPATADLVKGVNDEDELGVSYRDADPILHWMVRGHEVEDLLQMGFDAEAVELVHKRLGSTHWKRELPTVAVLSSSAIGEFYLRPVDY
- a CDS encoding S41 family peptidase, with protein sequence MIKRLAASVTFAFLFTTGAVTAQSVPDFTRPMGEGPPEVEVLVSAVDAISSMHMESFSDSLLWEGAIDGLIEALDDPYAELFTPQDAEEWEEDTTGNYSGIGLQITLLNDEITVTAVFRGFPASEHGLAVGDVIVGVNAYDATDWDTGMAADTIRGPVGTSVEVHIKRLGYEQPITYDITRAAVHVPAVTWGILEEDIGYVIMDRVARNAAREMNEALAELEGRKGLIIDLRRNPGGFLNESLMLADLFLPTGSTLASTVQRAPGGSAETPETESYGDRWPQLVPDLPIVILVDEFTASGAEILAGALQDYDRAIVLGQRTFGKGVVQTVMDLPYGRKLRFTTGSWLTPLGRSLQRPRDRQMVPLEEDLDNAPRIQSGEGRELINAGGVFPDLEIQDDTLKTTEQDFIRASNEAQFPLGLRIAEAGLATATVRRAANEGPGITDSEFEDFLTSLVDEGLEGSLLESDDVNAYLRWRMHMSTAQRMDDIAVEARFRAERDPVLTEAIQLLLNAQSQSDLIQAVDAAPGATQAPGSGGR
- the xerD gene encoding site-specific tyrosine recombinase XerD, whose product is MSELRAFRMEQFHDYLTFERGLSERTVSAYRRDLNRWLASMTEQGISEPGSVSVAALRAWVFALKDEGLAATSIRRAQSAVRTYFGFLLAEGAISADPTDRLDSPRVARSLPDFLSPEETDRLLDAPDETKAVYWRDRAILEFLYATGVRVSELTELPIASVDLEEGFAVVFGKGSKERLVPIGGPARRALERYFALVRPGLDQGQGAGLVFLNARGRPIRRESVWAIVRDSARRAGITRKVSPHTLRHTFATHLVEGGADLAAVQELLGHADISTTQIYTHLNRAYLRDLHRRFHPRA
- a CDS encoding DedA family protein, with protein sequence MADFIAWMNQLPDVLVYLVLFGGAAIENILPMIPADTFVALGGFLAGAGDLDVRWVAGGTWAFNVAGALVVYRIAHSHGPTFFQRGPGCHIFRPHQMERIGRFYEQWGMLAIFGSRFLPGVRAVVPVFAGATHQPWIRVAVPVAAASAIWYGGLVSLGSMAGQNLDSLARQLDGVNRVLAGFAVIICFLGAWWWMRTRRHPDE
- the ispF gene encoding 2-C-methyl-D-erythritol 2,4-cyclodiphosphate synthase — its product is MTDIRVGTGYDSHRFDVARPLVLGGVTIPDHAGLAGHSDGDALAHALIDAILGAAGAGDVGSHFPPSDDTWKGADSIGLLRRASEVIAQAGWYVVNVDATVVCETPKIGPHREQMAARLAKAIGIESTCISIKGKTNEGMGWIGASEGLVVHAVALVQR
- the fabF gene encoding beta-ketoacyl-ACP synthase II translates to MGNVSAKRVVITGMGAVSPVGGDLETTWSNLLAGVSGGGPITHFDATDDFACRIGCEVKGFDPLDYLDRKEVRRHDRVSQFAVAASAQALEDAGLETLPSGTDPERFGVIFGSGIGGISTFEQQHRKLIEGGPGRVSPFFIPMFIPDISAGLISIRWGLKGPNYATVSACASSAHAIGDAMRHIRHGDADAMIAGGAEATITPMTFAGFSSMKAMSTRNEDPAGASRPFSGDRDGFVMGEGGGAVVLESLDHAESRGANILGELVGYGLSADAHHITAPPPGGDGAQAAMRMALKYAGATADDVDYVNAHGTSTMADAIETEAIKAVLGDHASNIVVGSTKSMTGHLLGAAGALEAIASLMVCRTGKIPPTINFSEPDPACDLEYAHGGMIERPVGLALTNSFGFGGHNVCLALRAWE
- a CDS encoding acyl carrier protein, which produces MSEPNDARVREIIINELGVEAEKVTDEAAFVEDLGADSLDTVELVMAFEEEFGIDIPDEDAEQMRTVGDAIKYLKENAPE
- the fabG gene encoding 3-oxoacyl-[acyl-carrier-protein] reductase, which codes for MSTRELEGSVALVTGGSRGIGRAIAQSLAEGGARVAVVGRGGANAQAAAKELPGVGHAGYACDVADPGQVGVTLKAVEESQGVVGILVNNAGITRDNLLMRMKDEEFDEVIAANLKGSFNFIRAVTRGMMKRRDGSIINITSVVGLTGNAGQANYAASKAGMVGLTKSVAKELGSRGVRCNAIAPGFIKTSMTDELTESQVEALLAQIPLGALGQPDDIARVVRFLVGPGARYITGQVLAVDGGMVM